A window from Parambassis ranga chromosome 13, fParRan2.1, whole genome shotgun sequence encodes these proteins:
- the LOC114445080 gene encoding lymphoid enhancer-binding factor 1-like, protein MIRRQHEYEPASQPHIKKPRNAFMIFLNEQRPKVSAEKGMKSSAAVNAAVGQMWNSLSKEEQAKYYEEAEAERRLHVQLYPEWSSADNYGKKRKRTESTDSM, encoded by the exons atgatcag AAGACAACACGAGTATGAACCAGCATCACAGCCGCACATTAAAAAGCCAAGGAACGCCTTCATGATCTTCCTCAATGAGCAGAGGCCCAAAGTCTCTGCTGAGAAGGGCATGAAGAGCAGTGCGGCTGTGAATGCAGCTGTGGGACAGATG tggaatTCACTATCAAAGGAGGAGCAGGCGAAATACTATGAGGAGGCGGAGGCAGAGCGGCGGCTCCACGTCCAGCTGTACCCAGAGTGGTCGTCTGCAGACAACTAT ggcaaaaagaggaaaagg aCTGAGAGCACGGACTCCATGTAA
- the LOC114445081 gene encoding LOW QUALITY PROTEIN: transcription factor 7-like 2 (The sequence of the model RefSeq protein was modified relative to this genomic sequence to represent the inferred CDS: inserted 1 base in 1 codon) translates to MCTQRRKPEDESASQPHIKKPRNAFMLFLNEQRPKVSAEKGMKSSAAVNAAVGQMWKSLSKEEQAKYYEEAEVERXLHAQLYPNWSSADNYGKKRKRVRSRTPATTSKYAV, encoded by the exons atgtgcacaca aagaagaaaacctGAGGATGAATCAGCGTCACAGCCGCACATTAAAAAGCCAAGGAACGCCTTCATGCTCTTCCTCAATGAGCAGAGGCCCAAGGTCTCTGCTGAGAAGGGCATGAAGAGCAGTGCGGCTGTGAATGCAGCTGTGGGACAGATG tggaagTCACTATCAAAGGAGGAGCAGGCGAAGTACTATGAGGAGGCCGAGGTAGAGC CGCTCCACGCCCAGCTGTACCCCAACTGGTCGTCTGCAGACAACTAT ggcaaaaagaggaaaagagtcAGGAGTAGGACTCCAGCCACAACAAGTAAATATGCTGTTTGA